GTAACAAAATACCTCAGAACAAACTTTGGTTGTATCTTAAAGTTCTGTGGGCCAGGAATTAGAGCTGGGCTCCCCTGGGCAAATCTTGTGCCAGTGCGTGAGGTTGGTCGGTAACCAGTCAGCCAGCACCTGACAGCTCCTTGGTCCTAGAGGGCTTCTGCTCACATGTCTGGGGCCATGTTGGGACACCTGGAAGGCAGAACTCCATTGGGTTGTCAACCACTGTCTCTGCATGGCTTCTCTGGCAAGATATCCTGAGTCATAAGGCCTTTCAATGTCCCTGAGTCAGTGTTCCAAGAGGTCTGGGCAGAAGCTGCAAAGCTTACAACCTGTTCTTAGGTTTCTGCCACGTTCTATTTGCCCAGCACGAACTAGCTAAAAAGGGGGAAGGGACAGCAACTGCATCTCAAAAGGAGCAGCGGAGAATTTGCAGCCACATGTCCCTTTGGTCCTGCCTACAAAGAAAGGAAGTGCCTTTATAGCTGTCACATGTGTTCAAGCACAGGGCTTGAACTTGGGCTCCTTGAACTGGGTAGACCAGTTCCACCATAGTCAAACTTCGTTGAGTTACACTGGTACCACTGCATGCTAGTCAAGACTACAGGTCTGCAGCTGCTCGTCAATTAAATGGTTTGAGAGCCCTATCCTAGCATGTACCTGCAGTAGGTTTCTTTCATCTCATTTACACAGTTTTCCTTGAAAATGGCTGACCTCACAACAGGCTTGTACGCTTGTGCTGCATGAACAGTAAAACATCATACTGCACATCTCGTGTTGAAATGTTAAAAGCTGTCTAGTATAGGTGGGTTCCTGGGAATTATAAAACCAACTTCACAGAAGATTAAGGGGCTTAGACTAAACGAAGACAATTTAGAGACCAAAAGAAAGAGCCAGGAAAATCtgactttatttcttaaatactgtgaaggaagaggggagaaatgGTCCCCTGATGATGGAGGGCCATGGAGCAAAGAGCTAGGGATCGTCAGCAAAGGCCCTGTGGGCATTAGGGAAGCGCTGGGGGCTGTAGTTAGGGTCTTCCTGCAGTCGCTTTTGTATATCAGCCCGGagctagagagagagagcaaagcaGGTTGCAGTGGTACTGGCCCAGCCCCTAGGATCCCAGCAAGCACACAGAAGTCATCCCTCAGGAGCTAACATTTCCCCACCAGCCATGTTACTGTCCAGTAGCCCAATATGGCATCACTGAGCCTTCCCAGATGCCCCTAGGGGAAAACAACATTATAAAACCAAGTGGTAGCCCCAGACTGACCAGTTCATCTCTGAAGGGATCCAGGGAAGAGGGACCCTAGCCCAATCCCTCCCACTAGACCATCCCTATGCTGCTTCAAGGTGGGGGCACCTGCTGCCTGTAGCTCTCCTGAACCTCTGGTGCCTCCAGGTCCCGGCTCAGGCTCTCGGGGCTCGTCAGGGGCCGAGCTCCGGCTGCCTTAGCTGCCCGGCTCACGGCCTCTGAGAGAAGCAGCTGGGGGCCCTCACCCTGCATCGTCTGGGGGATGGGGTTGAAAGGGAAAAGAGGATCAACATCAGATCCAATGCCACCACCCAGCTCACCCCTTCCATGAGTCAACCACTGAGCCTCCATGCTAGCGGAGAGAGGGAAACAGTCCATGTGTAATTTTGACAGCAGAAATGCCTTCCTAATTTTGTTTGGCTCTGGCCAAAAACACTATTGAATGTGCTGGACTTGGTCTTCAAAACAAGAGGGGCAAGATGGGTCAAGCCACCCAGTACTCACAGCTAGCTAGTCCACAAGAGGAAGCCCATCTTAAGGAAGATGGGCCCTGGTCACATGGGGATTGGGCAACTGAGGGATGACAAGGACTGCTGACAGACTAATGTAAAGGTGTGGGGCAACAACCGTGAGCAAGTCTGAGCCAGAAAGGTTTCCTCATCAATTAAATCGGGACTAAACTAGGAAGAATTCTTTCCAGCTCTAATTAGTTTGACTCTAAGCACAACAGGGGAATTCGGATAAAGAGGGATCCTCAGGGAAGAGGCAAACCAACCTTGCGTCTCTTGGCAGGCATACCACTGAGGTAGGCATCGCTCAGGGGGGGCTGCGGTTTCACCTTCCGCTGGCTGTGAATGTCCTGCTGGATAATAGGGACCCATTCCTGGggaggaaaagataagaaaatagtAATTCCCACAACTTTCAGCTGCCTTAGCCCACTGGACCACCTCCTGACACTCACTGGGGGGACTGCAGCTGCCCAAGGTTCTGTCTCAGCTGAAGCTCCGTCCTGCTCGTCTCGGGAGCCTCCCTCAGGAGCAGGAGGCGGACCTCGGGACATGGCCTCTTCTGCCGTtgttccaggggctggggaagcatTCTCCCGCTGGCAGTCAGACAGTGGGAAGACCCAGGCTTCAGAATTCTCAGCCTCCAGCCCTTCCGGCCCCAGCCCTCCACTCCACATTATCTGGCTCCTCGACCTCTCCCTGGTACCTGAGGCTCAGGGGGAGTTCTCTCTGATCCCTGAACTTCCATTGGCTCCTCAGGAAGCGTCTGTGCAAAAGGACAGAGAAGGAGACCATCACAAAAGGCCCTCTCAGATCTCTGCAATTCCCTCGAGTCCCCTGACCCCATAGCCCATCAGGTCCCTTACCTGGGGGGGATCACCAACCCTGCGAACATATCTGAGAATGGCATCAGGACCTACAGGCATGTGCTCCAGTACCACCTGAAGCCTCAGTCCCATCATAGTGGTCAGCCAGCTCACCAAGGACGGATTCACTCCACGAGACATGCGACGCTGGGGGGCAGAAAGCAGACTTGGAACACAAAACTCTCAAACAGCTTTCGAAAGGTACCAAACAGTAAAGGATGGcagtttggagaaaaagaaaaaagaaaagaaaactgcaggataccaaagaaaacagaaacctgAGGAAACAAAAGGCTGGGAATCTCGGACTGGGTGATGCTTACAATTCGGCCATTGATGACAGCAGCAAGCTCCATCTGCTGTCCCCCCAAGCAGTGCAGGTTCAGGGCCAGGCATTCAAACAGGCCCTGGTTACACAGCTCCAGCAAACGGGCCCCAAATCCACTGTCTGTGGGTGAGAAATAAGGACGGAATGCTGGCACCCAGCAGCCCTGCACATCCAACATGCCCCATTCACCCGGCCCAGCGAGCCCCTGACCTGTGCAGTGCATCACATGAGCAGCAATGCTATTAAATTGCTCTTGGAGAAATTCCAGGTTTGTCCGGATGATGTCCACACCTGGCTGAACTTGCACCAAAGACTGAGAGACAAGACACACAAAGACCCCCAAATCAGAAGCCCTGAGAGACTGAGAGCTGTGGGCTATCCTGACCAGAGCCAGGACAGGAAGGGATGGGGAAGTGTTACTCACAAAACTCTCCCGCACGTATTCTTCTAGCCCCGTGATCAATGTGTGGGTTGCCGTCTTGGGGGCGGTGTGGGGGGAAGAGAACAGCACAAGTTTAGAACCAAGTCCCACACCCCTCAAGacacttccccctcctcccccaccaagcCCAGGGCTTGAGCTGGGGCAGTCACAGCTTTAGGCAACGGACAAAGTTAGGAATAAGGAACTGAAGGTGAGACGGAGAAGAGCTCTGGGCCCAAGGTCTTCATTTACCCGGATGTTACCAGGTGTGGGCTCCTGGCCACCCAGATAGTGCTGGTGGAAGAAAGATcgcagctggggctggagccgCTGCAGTGGCTGGAAATGCCCGTGGAGAAGCATCACCACATCCACCATGGAGAAGTTCTGGCACAAAAGAGACAGCAGTGCCCCAAAGAATCCTAGAGACAGGGGCAGAAGTTAGCAGTGGCCTTTACCACCTGGCCTGCCCACCAGCCCATCAGCCTCACCCCACCTTGGCAATACCCCTAACAAAGGCCATCTACCGTCCCCTGGTTGCCCCTCCCTAGAGAAGGCCAAGGCACCCCCATTTGCTCACCGAGAGCCCCATCAGCCCCAGGCTCAAAGATGTTGCTGGATCCACTGAGGCGTTGTATGAAAGCAGCGATACTTTCACTGCTGCCAGCCCGAGCCCCCAGGGAGCCCAGCAGGGAACTCAGCACACCCTGCACCACTGAGGTGAAAAACTCCAGCGGCAGGCTCTCAGGACCCAGGCCTCCAGGACTCCCTGCGCCACCAGAGGGGGACCCTGGTGGAGGCGCCGTCTGCTGTGCTGGGGccggaggtgggggtgggggcggagggggcggagggggcggAGCAGCTGTTTGTGTCGCCTGCCCCACAGAGAAGGAATGAACAGAAGACAAAGTGAGAATGGGGACAAGGACATAAAAGGGCATCAGGAAGGCACAAATCAACAGGAGTCTGGAAGACGTGGAGCTCTATTCCAGTCTTTGCACCTTAAAGCAGAATACACACTGTAGCTTCTCCAGAGTAGAGTCAGGTTGAGCAGCTACCTCTCTCCCTCTGATTGGGTTAGGTCAGAAAGCAGTGACCCAAATTACTATGCTTCTCTCTCCAAGCCCTGttttcctcatctccaaaatggAGGGTTCTGAGTCAATAAATTCCCAAGTTTCCTTCCAAGTGGCAATATAATGGCAACAAGACTCCAATGCCTGGCTGAGCCCAGGAATAGGAAGGGTGAAGTGAGGAGCAAGCCAGCCACTCACCTGCAAGAAGTCAGTCATGCCCTGGAGAAAGGCAGGGACACCAGGCATCGCCACAGTAATGGTGGGAGAAGCCATGCCaggccctccagcccctggccctgCAGGCCCCAGCAGGTTCCCCAGGAGCTGAGAGAATTGAAGATCAGAGGCGGAGGGTTGAGGAGGTGGAGGCTGGGCGGGCCCCCCGGGGGCAGGGCCAGCTGTGGTAGCTGTGTTGGTGGTGCCGGCACTGGCTGATGCagtggcaggggctggaggtggagccATTCCTGGGGTCCCCTGAGCTATAGGGGCCAAAAGAGGAAAGTTGAAATCTCAAGAAAATCAAGACCCCACAGCATCTCCATTCTGGTCTTCCCAGTAGGAAAGCAAGAACAAAGGAATACGGAGAGAACTGGGAAGTGCCAGTGAGGAGTCCAGGAAGGCAGCATCAGCCTTCAGAGCCATGGAAACCTCTTCAGTTTGAAGTGGGGAAGAACAAGTACTCACCTACAAGGACAGGTTGCATAAGAAGCTGCCCCACGAGGCCGCTCACCATCTGGGCTAAAGAGGCGTTGGTACCCAGACCAGCGCCCggctgaggggagaggagaagggcagGCTTTCAGTCTTGGCCTCTCCATGCCCCACCATAGGATTTTCTCCCCATACTCTTCCCCAGTGGAACTCCCCCACCCCTACTCACCAGAGCCCCCGAGACTGGGGGCCCCCCAGGATGGGAAGGCCGAGCCTGTGGAGGGGTGGGCCGGGCAATCACCACCCGGGTGGGAGCTGTCGGGAAGCCTGGCACCTGCTGTcctgg
This is a stretch of genomic DNA from Balaenoptera musculus isolate JJ_BM4_2016_0621 chromosome 11, mBalMus1.pri.v3, whole genome shotgun sequence. It encodes these proteins:
- the BAG6 gene encoding large proline-rich protein BAG6 isoform X1, which produces MEPNDSTSTTMEEPDSLEVLVKTLDSQTRTFIVGAQMNVKEFKEHIAASVSIPSEKQRLIYQGRVLQDDKKLQEYNVGGKVIHLVERAPPQTQLPSGASSGTGSASATHGGGPPPGTRGPGASVHDRNANSYVMVGTFNLPSDGSAVDVHINMEQAPIQSEPRVRLVMAQHMIRDIQTLLSRMECRGGPQAQQSQPPPQTPAVAPEPVALSSPTSEPVESEVPPREPMEAEEVEERAPAQSPELSPSGPAPAGPTPAPDTNAPNHPSPAEYVEVLQELQRLESRLQPFVQRYYEVLGAAATTDYNNNQEGREEDQRLINLVGESLRLLGNTFVALSDLRCNLACAPPRHLHVVRPMSHYTTPMVLQQAAIPIQINVGTTVTMTGNGTRPPPTPSAEASPPGPGQASSLAPSSTTVESSTEGAPPPGPAPPPTASHPRVIRISHQSVEPVVMMHMNIQGPLSLSPCPDSGTQPGGVPSAPTGPLGPPGHGQTLGSTHIQPPSLPPEFMHAVAHQITHQAMVAAVASAAAGQQVPGFPTAPTRVVIARPTPPQARPSHPGGPPVSGALPGAGLGTNASLAQMVSGLVGQLLMQPVLVAQGTPGMAPPPAPATASASAGTTNTATTAGPAPGGPAQPPPPQPSASDLQFSQLLGNLLGPAGPGAGGPGMASPTITVAMPGVPAFLQGMTDFLQATQTAAPPPPPPPPPPPPPAPAQQTAPPPGSPSGGAGSPGGLGPESLPLEFFTSVVQGVLSSLLGSLGARAGSSESIAAFIQRLSGSSNIFEPGADGALGFFGALLSLLCQNFSMVDVVMLLHGHFQPLQRLQPQLRSFFHQHYLGGQEPTPGNIRTATHTLITGLEEYVRESFSLVQVQPGVDIIRTNLEFLQEQFNSIAAHVMHCTDSGFGARLLELCNQGLFECLALNLHCLGGQQMELAAVINGRIRRMSRGVNPSLVSWLTTMMGLRLQVVLEHMPVGPDAILRYVRRVGDPPQTLPEEPMEVQGSERTPPEPQRENASPAPGTTAEEAMSRGPPPAPEGGSRDEQDGASAETEPWAAAVPPEWVPIIQQDIHSQRKVKPQPPLSDAYLSGMPAKRRKTMQGEGPQLLLSEAVSRAAKAAGARPLTSPESLSRDLEAPEVQESYRQQLRADIQKRLQEDPNYSPQRFPNAHRAFADDP
- the BAG6 gene encoding large proline-rich protein BAG6 isoform X6; amino-acid sequence: MEPNDSTSTTMEEPDSLEVLVKTLDSQTRTFIVGAQMNVKEFKEHIAASVSIPSEKQRLIYQGRVLQDDKKLQEYNVGGKVIHLVERAPPQTQLPSGASSGTGSASATHGGGPPPGTRGPGASVHDRNANSYVMVGTFNLPSDGSAVDVHINMEQAPIQSEPRVRLVMAQHMIRDIQTLLSRMECRGGPQAQQSQPPPQTPAVAPEPVALSSPTSEPVESEVPPREPMEAEEVEERAPAQSPELSPSGPAPAGPTPAPDTNAPNHPSPAEYVEVLQELQRLESRLQPFVQRYYEVLGAAATTDYNNNQEGREEDQRLINLVGESLRLLGNTFVALSDLRCNLACAPPRHLHVVRPMSHYTTPMVLQQAAIPIQINVGTTVTMTGNGTRPPPTPSAEASPPGPGQASSLAPSSTTVESSTEGAPPPGPAPPPTASHPRVIRISHQSVEPVVMMHMNIQGPLSLSPCPDSGTQPGGVPSAPTGPLGPPGHGQTLGQQVPGFPTAPTRVVIARPTPPQARPSHPGGPPVSGALPGAGLGTNASLAQMVSGLVGQLLMQPVLVAQGTPGMAPPPAPATASASAGTTNTATTAGPAPGGPAQPPPPQPSASDLQFSQLLGNLLGPAGPGAGGPGMASPTITVAMPGVPAFLQGMTDFLQATQTAAPPPPPPPPPPPPPAPAQQTAPPPGSPSGGAGSPGGLGPESLPLEFFTSVVQGVLSSLLGSLGARAGSSESIAAFIQRLSGSSNIFEPGADGALGFFGALLSLLCQNFSMVDVVMLLHGHFQPLQRLQPQLRSFFHQHYLGGQEPTPGNIRTATHTLITGLEEYVRESFSLVQVQPGVDIIRTNLEFLQEQFNSIAAHVMHCTDSGFGARLLELCNQGLFECLALNLHCLGGQQMELAAVINGRIRRMSRGVNPSLVSWLTTMMGLRLQVVLEHMPVGPDAILRYVRRVGDPPQTLPEEPMEVQGSERTPPEPQRENASPAPGTTAEEAMSRGPPPAPEGGSRDEQDGASAETEPWAAAVPPEWVPIIQQDIHSQRKVKPQPPLSDAYLSGMPAKRRKTMQGEGPQLLLSEAVSRAAKAAGARPLTSPESLSRDLEAPEVQESYRQQLRADIQKRLQEDPNYSPQRFPNAHRAFADDP
- the BAG6 gene encoding large proline-rich protein BAG6 isoform X12, whose amino-acid sequence is MEPNDSTSTTMEEPDSLEVLVKTLDSQTRTFIVGAQMNVKEFKEHIAASVSIPSEKQRLIYQGRVLQDDKKLQEYNVGGKVIHLVERAPPQTQLPSGASSGTGSASATHGGGPPPGTRGPGASVHDRNANSYVMVGTFNLPSEPRVRLVMAQHMIRDIQTLLSRMECRGGPQAQQSQPPPQTPAVAPEPVALSSPTSEPVESEVPPREPMEAEEVEERAPAQSPELSPSGPAPAGPTPAPDTNAPNHPSPAEYVEVLQELQRLESRLQPFVQRYYEVLGAAATTDYNNNQEGREEDQRLINLVGESLRLLGNTFVALSDLRCNLACAPPRHLHVVRPMSHYTTPMVLQQAAIPIQINVGTTVTMTGNGTRPPPTPSAEASPPGPGQASSLAPSSTTVESSTEGAPPPGPAPPPTASHPRVIRISHQSVEPVVMMHMNIQDSGTQPGGVPSAPTGPLGPPGHGQTLGSTHIQPPSLPPEFMHAVAHQITHQAMVAAVASAAAGQQVPGFPTAPTRVVIARPTPPQARPSHPGGPPVSGALPGAGLGTNASLAQMVSGLVGQLLMQPVLVAQGTPGMAPPPAPATASASAGTTNTATTAGPAPGGPAQPPPPQPSASDLQFSQLLGNLLGPAGPGAGGPGMASPTITVAMPGVPAFLQGMTDFLQATQTAAPPPPPPPPPPPPPAPAQQTAPPPGSPSGGAGSPGGLGPESLPLEFFTSVVQGVLSSLLGSLGARAGSSESIAAFIQRLSGSSNIFEPGADGALGFFGALLSLLCQNFSMVDVVMLLHGHFQPLQRLQPQLRSFFHQHYLGGQEPTPGNIRTATHTLITGLEEYVRESFSLVQVQPGVDIIRTNLEFLQEQFNSIAAHVMHCTDSGFGARLLELCNQGLFECLALNLHCLGGQQMELAAVINGRIRRMSRGVNPSLVSWLTTMMGLRLQVVLEHMPVGPDAILRYVRRVGDPPQTLPEEPMEVQGSERTPPEPQRENASPAPGTTAEEAMSRGPPPAPEGGSRDEQDGASAETEPWAAAVPPEWVPIIQQDIHSQRKVKPQPPLSDAYLSGMPAKRRKLRADIQKRLQEDPNYSPQRFPNAHRAFADDP
- the BAG6 gene encoding large proline-rich protein BAG6 isoform X3, with amino-acid sequence MEPNDSTSTTMEEPDSLEVLVKTLDSQTRTFIVGAQMNVKEFKEHIAASVSIPSEKQRLIYQGRVLQDDKKLQEYNVGGKVIHLVERAPPQTQLPSGASSGTGSASATHGGGPPPGTRGPGASVHDRNANSYVMVGTFNLPSEPRVRLVMAQHMIRDIQTLLSRMECRGGPQAQQSQPPPQTPAVAPEPVALSSPTSEPVESEVPPREPMEAEEVEERAPAQSPELSPSGPAPAGPTPAPDTNAPNHPSPAEYVEVLQELQRLESRLQPFVQRYYEVLGAAATTDYNNNQEGREEDQRLINLVGESLRLLGNTFVALSDLRCNLACAPPRHLHVVRPMSHYTTPMVLQQAAIPIQINVGTTVTMTGNGTRPPPTPSAEASPPGPGQASSLAPSSTTVESSTEGAPPPGPAPPPTASHPRVIRISHQSVEPVVMMHMNIQGPLSLSPCPDSGTQPGGVPSAPTGPLGPPGHGQTLGSTHIQPPSLPPEFMHAVAHQITHQAMVAAVASAAAGQQVPGFPTAPTRVVIARPTPPQARPSHPGGPPVSGALPGAGLGTNASLAQMVSGLVGQLLMQPVLVAQGTPGMAPPPAPATASASAGTTNTATTAGPAPGGPAQPPPPQPSASDLQFSQLLGNLLGPAGPGAGGPGMASPTITVAMPGVPAFLQGMTDFLQATQTAAPPPPPPPPPPPPPAPAQQTAPPPGSPSGGAGSPGGLGPESLPLEFFTSVVQGVLSSLLGSLGARAGSSESIAAFIQRLSGSSNIFEPGADGALGFFGALLSLLCQNFSMVDVVMLLHGHFQPLQRLQPQLRSFFHQHYLGGQEPTPGNIRTATHTLITGLEEYVRESFSLVQVQPGVDIIRTNLEFLQEQFNSIAAHVMHCTDSGFGARLLELCNQGLFECLALNLHCLGGQQMELAAVINGRIRRMSRGVNPSLVSWLTTMMGLRLQVVLEHMPVGPDAILRYVRRVGDPPQTLPEEPMEVQGSERTPPEPQRENASPAPGTTAEEAMSRGPPPAPEGGSRDEQDGASAETEPWAAAVPPEWVPIIQQDIHSQRKVKPQPPLSDAYLSGMPAKRRKTMQGEGPQLLLSEAVSRAAKAAGARPLTSPESLSRDLEAPEVQESYRQQLRADIQKRLQEDPNYSPQRFPNAHRAFADDP
- the BAG6 gene encoding large proline-rich protein BAG6 isoform X10 codes for the protein MEPNDSTSTTMEEPDSLEVLVKTLDSQTRTFIVGAQMNVKEFKEHIAASVSIPSEKQRLIYQGRVLQDDKKLQEYNVGGKVIHLVERAPPQTQLPSGASSGTGSASATHGGGPPPGTRGPGASVHDRNANSYVMVGTFNLPSEPRVRLVMAQHMIRDIQTLLSRMECRGGPQAQQSQPPPQTPAVAPEPVALSSPTSEPVESEVPPREPMEAEEVEERAPAQSPELSPSGPAPAGPTPAPDTNAPNHPSPAEYVEVLQELQRLESRLQPFVQRYYEVLGAAATTDYNNNQEGREEDQRLINLVGESLRLLGNTFVALSDLRCNLACAPPRHLHVVRPMSHYTTPMVLQQAAIPIQINVGTTVTMTGNGTRPPPTPSAEASPPGPGQASSLAPSSTTVESSTEGAPPPGPAPPPTASHPRVIRISHQSVEPVVMMHMNIQDSGTQPGGVPSAPTGPLGPPGHGQTLGQQVPGFPTAPTRVVIARPTPPQARPSHPGGPPVSGALPGAGLGTNASLAQMVSGLVGQLLMQPVLVAQGTPGMAPPPAPATASASAGTTNTATTAGPAPGGPAQPPPPQPSASDLQFSQLLGNLLGPAGPGAGGPGMASPTITVAMPGVPAFLQGMTDFLQATQTAAPPPPPPPPPPPPPAPAQQTAPPPGSPSGGAGSPGGLGPESLPLEFFTSVVQGVLSSLLGSLGARAGSSESIAAFIQRLSGSSNIFEPGADGALGFFGALLSLLCQNFSMVDVVMLLHGHFQPLQRLQPQLRSFFHQHYLGGQEPTPGNIRTATHTLITGLEEYVRESFSLVQVQPGVDIIRTNLEFLQEQFNSIAAHVMHCTDSGFGARLLELCNQGLFECLALNLHCLGGQQMELAAVINGRIRRMSRGVNPSLVSWLTTMMGLRLQVVLEHMPVGPDAILRYVRRVGDPPQTLPEEPMEVQGSERTPPEPQRENASPAPGTTAEEAMSRGPPPAPEGGSRDEQDGASAETEPWAAAVPPEWVPIIQQDIHSQRKVKPQPPLSDAYLSGMPAKRRKTMQGEGPQLLLSEAVSRAAKAAGARPLTSPESLSRDLEAPEVQESYRQQLRADIQKRLQEDPNYSPQRFPNAHRAFADDP
- the BAG6 gene encoding large proline-rich protein BAG6 isoform X5; the encoded protein is MEPNDSTSTTMEEPDSLEVLVKTLDSQTRTFIVGAQMNVKEFKEHIAASVSIPSEKQRLIYQGRVLQDDKKLQEYNVGGKVIHLVERAPPQTQLPSGASSGTGSASATHGGGPPPGTRGPGASVHDRNANSYVMVGTFNLPSDGSAVDVHINMEQAPIQSEPRVRLVMAQHMIRDIQTLLSRMECRGGPQAQQSQPPPQTPAVAPEPVALSSPTSEPVESEVPPREPMEAEEVEERAPAQSPELSPSGPAPAGPTPAPDTNAPNHPSPAEYVEVLQELQRLESRLQPFVQRYYEVLGAAATTDYNNNQEGREEDQRLINLVGESLRLLGNTFVALSDLRCNLACAPPRHLHVVRPMSHYTTPMVLQQAAIPIQINVGTTVTMTGNGTRPPPTPSAEASPPGPGQASSLAPSSTTVESSTEGAPPPGPAPPPTASHPRVIRISHQSVEPVVMMHMNIQGSTHIQPPSLPPEFMHAVAHQITHQAMVAAVASAAAGQQVPGFPTAPTRVVIARPTPPQARPSHPGGPPVSGALPGAGLGTNASLAQMVSGLVGQLLMQPVLVAQGTPGMAPPPAPATASASAGTTNTATTAGPAPGGPAQPPPPQPSASDLQFSQLLGNLLGPAGPGAGGPGMASPTITVAMPGVPAFLQGMTDFLQATQTAAPPPPPPPPPPPPPAPAQQTAPPPGSPSGGAGSPGGLGPESLPLEFFTSVVQGVLSSLLGSLGARAGSSESIAAFIQRLSGSSNIFEPGADGALGFFGALLSLLCQNFSMVDVVMLLHGHFQPLQRLQPQLRSFFHQHYLGGQEPTPGNIRTATHTLITGLEEYVRESFSLVQVQPGVDIIRTNLEFLQEQFNSIAAHVMHCTDSGFGARLLELCNQGLFECLALNLHCLGGQQMELAAVINGRIRRMSRGVNPSLVSWLTTMMGLRLQVVLEHMPVGPDAILRYVRRVGDPPQTLPEEPMEVQGSERTPPEPQRENASPAPGTTAEEAMSRGPPPAPEGGSRDEQDGASAETEPWAAAVPPEWVPIIQQDIHSQRKVKPQPPLSDAYLSGMPAKRRKTMQGEGPQLLLSEAVSRAAKAAGARPLTSPESLSRDLEAPEVQESYRQQLRADIQKRLQEDPNYSPQRFPNAHRAFADDP
- the BAG6 gene encoding large proline-rich protein BAG6 isoform X9; the encoded protein is MEPNDSTSTTMEEPDSLEVLVKTLDSQTRTFIVGAQMNVKEFKEHIAASVSIPSEKQRLIYQGRVLQDDKKLQEYNVGGKVIHLVERAPPQTQLPSGASSGTGSASATHGGGPPPGTRGPGASVHDRNANSYVMVGTFNLPSDGSAVDVHINMEQAPIQSEPRVRLVMAQHMIRDIQTLLSRMECRGGPQAQQSQPPPQTPAVAPEPVALSSPTSEPVESEVPPREPMEAEEVEERAPAQSPELSPSGPAPAGPTPAPDTNAPNHPSPAEYVEVLQELQRLESRLQPFVQRYYEVLGAAATTDYNNNQEGREEDQRLINLVGESLRLLGNTFVALSDLRCNLACAPPRHLHVVRPMSHYTTPMVLQQAAIPIQINVGTTVTMTGNGTRPPPTPSAEASPPGPGQASSLAPSSTTVESSTEGAPPPGPAPPPTASHPRVIRISHQSVEPVVMMHMNIQDSGTQPGGVPSAPTGPLGPPGHGQTLGSTHIQPPSLPPEFMHAVAHQITHQAMVAAVASAAAGQQVPGFPTAPTRVVIARPTPPQARPSHPGGPPVSGALPGAGLGTNASLAQMVSGLVGQLLMQPVLVAQGTPGMAPPPAPATASASAGTTNTATTAGPAPGGPAQPPPPQPSASDLQFSQLLGNLLGPAGPGAGGPGMASPTITVAMPGVPAFLQGMTDFLQATQTAAPPPPPPPPPPPPPAPAQQTAPPPGSPSGGAGSPGGLGPESLPLEFFTSVVQGVLSSLLGSLGARAGSSESIAAFIQRLSGSSNIFEPGADGALGFFGALLSLLCQNFSMVDVVMLLHGHFQPLQRLQPQLRSFFHQHYLGGQEPTPGNIRTATHTLITGLEEYVRESFSLVQVQPGVDIIRTNLEFLQEQFNSIAAHVMHCTDSGFGARLLELCNQGLFECLALNLHCLGGQQMELAAVINGRIRRMSRGVNPSLVSWLTTMMGLRLQVVLEHMPVGPDAILRYVRRVGDPPQTLPEEPMEVQGSERTPPEPQRENASPAPGTTAEEAMSRGPPPAPEGGSRDEQDGASAETEPWAAAVPPEWVPIIQQDIHSQRKVKPQPPLSDAYLSGMPAKRRKLRADIQKRLQEDPNYSPQRFPNAHRAFADDP